A window of Aigarchaeota archaeon genomic DNA:
AACGCTACTTGGTAAAATTCTCACCTCGAGGCATATTTCCTCAACGTTCCACTTCCTACGTGGGTATTTGATCATTAGTGACAAAATTCTGTTCTGCGTCGGCACTTCATTTCCCTTGAATCCTCCTATTTTTCCAGCGCGCTCCCCCATCAATTTGGCCCAAGCCTCTTTCCTTGGGTCGGCAAACGGTCCCGCTATTCCATGAATTTCCAAGAATCCTTTCGTGCTTAGTCTGAAATAGGGATTGCCTCGTTTGAATGATATGCTTTGTCGTGTTGTCCATCCATGTC
This region includes:
- a CDS encoding helix-turn-helix domain-containing protein, with the translated sequence MKDKALAAKLMLPLIEFEFGFLGDDKPTLVQSRDNIEQMRRLFAICRRHGWTTRQSISFKRGNPYFRLSTKGFLEIHGIAGPFADPRKEAWAKLMGERAGKIGGFKGNEVPTQNRILSLMIKYPRRKWNVEEICLEVRILPSSVREALRRLEKSGRLKRMRKGKSTLYSLRTPQPFPETLPGATAG